The Amblyomma americanum isolate KBUSLIRL-KWMA chromosome 5, ASM5285725v1, whole genome shotgun sequence genome window below encodes:
- the LOC144132458 gene encoding uncharacterized protein LOC144132458, with translation MCEGWESIDLTYLDGVFEADELDALSSRLLEVLRNAGLAPDGAVPGGRRSQEEVDDACNVLLDPIALELRELEPRRYGLVYRNEAFDVFEEVHVSPDSDASLDAVLLASWLLRSGRVNSLSLGPMGMITQPLSTVIKATLPLCARTLNSLKLEGFRFSQADVENVLSGAASMEALESLHLMYLPLTAAATLSIGRLLLANANCLKVLAIGPDKLEGGREIAACVCQCLNLTSLHLWCVPFNDEGLTLFHDFLLMTESLQTLSVDNCDHREARSILHALRSNRRLKKAELTVKHEDPESLGEEVADVLSDNTTLESLCLRNLSLPSPENILCVFATLKENKTLKHFGVGLVDLISGDRDEGETGSPVVAVVRENSTLESLHIEWCMMTNKTMKSLAQALVANPVLKILRIGANDLEDDEESSSFREAVRDSCDRIETIWNNAGLEELALTLPHSRVERLDLSLQVERESAPLLQVLKGLAMNRTITRLHIHGIDCFGDVEIAALADYLRSTAILKWISMSFEIEYACYGIPLIDALAENTSVCRVDFGTFDMGIEACEHFGAMLVKNRTLQWVTQNERYAGSKELEPIAQGMESNYTLLGLTLGSKPPCPAWSRIGRALAANGRRLNRAVDFVLETVVEGDTSRCEEAFRLLSDLESLRKQLAKVTSSSEARVEELIEAARKRLPQAMSV, from the coding sequence ATGTGTGAAGGCTGGGAATCCATCGACCTAACTTACCTGGATGGGGTGTTCGAAGCGGATGAGCTCGACGCGCTTTCGTCCAGACTCCTCGAAGTCCTCAGAAATGCAGGTCTCGCTCCAGACGGTGCGGTTCCCGGTGGTCGCCGTTCCCAGGAAGAAGTCGACGACGCCTGCAACGTCTTACTCGACCCCATCGCTCTCGAACTCCGTGAACTGGAACCACGCCGCTACGGCCTCGTTTACAGGAATGAAGCGTTTGACGTTTTCGAAGAAGTGCACGTGAGTCCAGACAGTGATGCAAGCCTGGACGCAGTCCTCCTCGCCTCGTGGCTCTTGCGTTCCGGCCGAGTAAACTCGCTCAGCCTGGGCCCCATGGGAATGATTACGCAACCGCTCTCCACAGTGATCAAGGCCACCCTTCCTCTCTGTGCGAGGACTCTAAACAGTTTGAAATTAGAAGGCTTCCGCTTTTCCCAAGCCGATGTCGAAAACGTCCTCTCTGGCGCTGCCTCTATGGAAGCACTGGAGTCACTGCACTTGATGTACCTGCCGCTGACTGCAGCCGCTACGCTGTCTATTGGCCGTTTACTGCTTGCAAATGCCAACTGTTTGAAAGTGCTTGCCATAGGCCCAGACAAGctggagggagggagagagattGCCGCGTGCGTGTGCCAGTGCCTGAATTTGACATCATTGCATCTGTGGTGCGTTCCCTTCAACGACGAGGGACTCACGCTCTTCCACGACTTCCTCCTAATGACCGAAAGTCTGCAAACCTTGTCGGTGGACAACTGCGATCACAGGGAGGCCAGGTCGATCCTGCACGCACTGCGGAGTAACCGCAGATTGAAGAAAGCTGAATTAACCGTCAAGCATGAAGATCCAGAAAGCCTAGGAGAAGAGGTGGCTGATGTGCTTAGTGACAACACAACTCTAGAGTCACTGTGTCTGCGGAATTTGTCTCTGCCGTCACCGGAGAACATCCTGTGCGTTTTTGCAACGCTCAAAGAAAACAAGACGTTGAAGCACTTTGGAGTAGGGCTTGTCGACCTTATCAGCGGTGACCGTGACGAAGGAGAGACCGGGTCACCCGTTGTTGCGGTTGTTCGGGAGAACAGTACACTGGAAAGCTTGCACATCGAATGGTGTATGATGACCAACAAGACTATGAAATCGCTAGCGCAAGCACTGGTAGCCAATCCTGTGCTGAAGATCCTCCGAATCGGCGCCAATGATTTGGAAGACGATGAAGAAAGCAGCAGCTTCCGCGAAGCCGTGAGGGACAGTTGCGACAGGATCGAGACCATCTGGAACAACGCTGGCTTAGAAGAGCTGGCACTTACCCTTCCACATAGCCGCGTAGAGAGGTTAGATCTCTCATTGCAGGTGGAACGCGAAAGTGCTCCTCTTCTGCAAGTGCTCAAGGGGCTTGCTATGAACCGAACCATCACGCGTCTGCATATACACGGCATTGACTGCTTTGGCGACGTCGAAATAGCTGCCCTCGCCGACTACCTCCGAAGCACCGCTATTTTGAAGTGGATCAGCATGAGCTTCGAGATCGAATACGCGTGCTACGGTATTCCGCTGATCGACGCACTTGCTGAGAACACCAGTGTGTGCCGGGTGGACTTCGGCACTTTTGACATGGGCATCGAGGCGTGCGAGCACTTCGGTGCCATGCTTGTGAAAAATCGCACCTTGCAGTGGGTGACGCAAAACGAGCGCTACGCCGGGTCTAAGGAGCTGGAGCCCATAGCGCAGGGCATGGAAAGCAATTACACGCTCCTCGGCCTAACACTTGGCAGCAAGCCGCCGTGTCCTGCTTGGTCTAGGATTGGACGTGCGCTAGCTGCCAATGGCCGTCGGCTCAACAGGGCCGTCGATTTTGTCCTGGAAACAGTGGTGGAGGGAGATACTAGTCGGTGTGAGGAAGCCTTCCGTCTCCTCTCTGATTTGGAGTCTCTTCGGAAGCAGCTTGCGAAAGTGACATCATCGTCAGAAGCTCGGGTGGAGGAGCTCATAGAGGCCGCCCGAAAGCGCCTTCCTCAAGCGATGAGCGTGTGA